GGGTCCTCCAGGAGGagcaccttgtccttgtcctgCACGCCGGCCATGTGCAGGTGGTCGCCGTCGTCCCGCTCCCGGCCCCGGTACAGCAGCCGCTGCTCCCTGGGCCACAGCCCGGTGGCCAGCGACAGCAGCACCTTGAGGTCGCCGAAGGTGGCGGTGGCGTCGATGGACACGTCGTGCTGCCACCCGCCGCAGCCGGCGGACACCCGCACCAGGATGGCCTCGACCACGTCGTCATCGTCCGGCGTCCGGCGCTTCTGCACCAGCATCCCGCCCGGCCGAACCTCCCACTCGATCCGCTCGTGCTCGGCCACCATGGCGCACATGTCCACCCCGCCGATGCCGCCCACCACCATGCTCTTGGACCGGCTCCTGAACAGCCTCCTCGGGCTAGGAATCTTCACCATCTCTGCTCCTCCGCGCTCTCTCTGTTCCTCTCTGCCTCGCGTGTGAACTGGTGATGCCGATGGATGGCTAGCTAAGCTGCTCTCTGGGTGTTGAGCTGCGTGAGGCTTGATGGAGAGATGCTTGTGATTTTAAAGGGGGAGAAGGTGCCGAGGATGAGGACACGGTTGGAAGTCGCGACAGAGAGGGGCGAGAGCCGTGGGCTGGCGCGAAAAAAGGAGAATTAAGATATGCACGAGTGACTGGGCGAAGCTTAGCGGGAATGGAGGGAATAGATTAGCGTTAATCGAGTGTGGTATACGCTGAGTTAGGCGACACATGTCTGCTGTTGCTGATGCGACGGGAACGGAGCAGCACATGGGGAGGTGGTAAGTGGTAACGAACGCGGTCTCTGCATCTGCATGAATGGCGGGGCCGACGGAATCCTCTCACCGGCTGTTGTCGTTTGTTTCCATTTGTTTACTCTATCTATGTAAGTACTGTACTGTTCATCTGGAACCGAACTGGTGTACCGTATTGTCGACAACTTTTGCCCCAAAATGAAGTCTACGTACTGCTAAAACTGTTTCGTCTCTAACCACATACGTCCGTGTCCGATGATAAAGTTGGTCGAGTGATTTACTAGAAGCGTGCGTCTCAAGCCATGGCGCTGAAACATTGTACATAGGACGTCTGGGAACCAAGCGAGCATGTGGACTTTCCGGCCAAAGAAAAAAGAAGGAACTGATTCGCATCACCTGACCCCCTGCCGATGATCGATCGGCGTCTAGCCTTTGTAGCATGTCCGGGATGAGATGGACATGCACCGAGCTAGATGGCCATACAAAACCACGATAATAATATAGGAGTACTCCCATACAAGGCCACGTTACCACTGCACGCATTTGGATTTCGTCGCCAATCGGTCGGCGATCTGATGATTGCACATTTGCACATGCGCGGGCGGGGGTGTCCTGCGGCGCCGTATTATTCTAGGCGCTAGTTCCATTTAGCCTATCGGAGCAGATCGCGGCGCCGGCGGCAACGAACCGCGAGCACTGTGCGGGGAACTATCACTCCGAGCCACCGGTCGAGGAACCACCGGGTCGTTGGTGTCGATTTGATTTGGTGGCGCGATTTGTTTAGTTTGAGCGACCCCAGCCCCGTTCCTGCCAACGGCCCCGAAAACTAGGCTCGTCCACCCAGCAGCCGGGGAAAAGAATTATATGAGACCAGGTCTCACGGGCTAGCCGGGGTTCGAATCCTGTCAGGGTCGAGTTTCTGGTTCCTCATCCCGGGTGGGTTTCTTCTATAAAACTAAGTCTTGGGTGCTAGTGTTCATGGATCTTATTTTTTTTACCGTCCCTTTCTTGCATCGGGTGCGTATGTTGTTCATAATCGTATGTCCTAGTACCTCTAGAACCTCCACATGAAGTGCTCGTCCGAGCTCCCCTAGTTGAACGGCATGCCGTTTCACATGAACCTCGGCATGAGCTGCTCGTCTGCCGCTTCTTGACACAGCTGAGAGGTAGTCTACCAAGCATCGATCGGCAACCTCATCTCACTCGACGTCTCCTCGCTCTTGATCCTCGCCTCTCATCTCCAAGCAAGGACAATCTGAACCTCGTGCTTATGCTAAATTACTTAGCACGATTCATGCCTAATTGTGCAGGGTGTACGTGCCGTTCATCATCTTAATTAGCCAGCGGCAATGGGTATCATAGATAATACTATTATGCATGCTAATTATGCCTTTTTAATGAGGTGACGTAGAATTAAATGAATAAAAAGATAATTGAATATCAGATCATGATATcatatcatacatgtcaataAATAAGATCATCCAAGATACtgctaatctatgatactatgcattgcGAACATATTAttatacactagtatcatatgcatgatactaactTATAATACTCTCCACTACAGGCAGCCTAACTCCAATCCCCCCTTCTCCTGTGATTTGTGACATAACTGAATCAGTCCGAATAAAGCCACGACGCTGACGGCGGAGGCTTGTAGAGATCACACCCAAAAATTCATATTTAGACATTTCAAAAAAATCTAGAATTATTTGACAACATCCATGTGGGGTATGTTTATCACTCCAAAAAAATCAGCTCAAATCTCAATGGACATTTAGAGATTAAAAAAGACAAATTTGAATGTGAATAGTGGCAGCGTTGAGGAATAGTACTTTGACACTGTTCACATCCGATtttgtctttttttttgtttctattAATGTAAGTCCAATTAGGAGTTGAAACTTTTTGAGGTTGTACATGAAACATTGATGTGTGTCTACAAAAAATTAAGAATGTTGGAACATGTACTTTAAAAAAATTGATCTCACCCAATGTGAGATCTCACACAAGTCTACCCCATCTTAAATAAGGGCCTAAAACATCTATATACCTAAATAAATTATAAAAAATATGATTCACAGAAGGTAACATCAACACTATTATGGGGCGGATAGGGGGCATTTGCCCCCTCCCTCACCGTTGTATTTATTCAATAGTTTGAGTATATGtgtcttataaaaaattattTGCATCACATATACATCTGGTATTAAGACGGGTTGCAATTGCACCCATCCAGCGCGAGCGTGCCGATCCTCCTGGGAGTTCGTCGTCACCATTGGGATTGGGTCCCCGGCATTCGGCCAGACCCTCATCATCGACACCGGTAGCGACGTCTCCTGGGTGCGATGCAATACCAAAGTTGGCATGTCTTCCAACCCAACGTTGTCGAGCTCCTACACTCCACTCTCCTACACCTCCACGGCCTGTGCACATCTTGGTATGCAGTGGACCGCTAGTCTCACGACCACTGCCAGTACGCCCTCAGCTACCTGGACGGCTCCTACACAGCGGGGACGCACGCCTTCGACACCCTGGTAATGACTGGCTCGAAATCCATTGCAGGCTTTCATTTCAGCTGCAACCACTCGGGCAGCTTCGAACCCAGGCTCGGCGGTGGCACTTTGTCGCTCCCATCGTAGATGGCGGTGACGTATGGGAGGCAGCTCTCGTACTGCCTCCCGCCGACCTCACGCTCATACGGGTTCCTCACCCTCGGCCAATGCCGTCCTTAGAATCATGGCAAAATGCGCAGTggcctagagcccatctcaaatAAAGGCTCAATACATCTATATACCTAAGTAAATTACAAAAATGTGATTCTCAGAACATAACAACAACACTATTGGAGTGGACAGGGGGGATTTGCCCCCCCTGTCGTGGTAACGTTTCCGACAATAAGAGAGGGGTAGGATAAAGGAGCATGATCTATCGAGATGGATATGGGTGACACGGTGGTTTTAGCGAGTTCGGGCCTCTCACGATGGagataacaaccctacgtctcgtgcTCCGGAGAGACTTTGTTTTATCTTAGTATGTATCCGGAGATTACAATGAGGGGAGAACGGATCCCCGTAGTCCTGAGACTAATGGtaaaagagagagagatggaAGAAAAGAATGAGCCCCCCAGTCTAGTggtgggggtggcttatatagagtgcgccacctCCTCACCCTTTCTGTTACACGGTGGAGCATCAATGCCATAATGCCTGCCCACTACAAAACCGTCATGCTGACTATTGGTCTTCGCATATCCGAGTGAGTTACACGGCCGAGTGGAATGAGCTCGTCGAGTGGAGTGCCGTGCTCCGAGTGGTTGTTGCCGTCCGAGTGACTTTCAAGTTGCGGTACATCTCGACGACGATCTGGCCCAGGGGTCCAGTACAAAGTGTATGGTGTCCATGGGTAGGGTCTTTAGGTCAGGCCTGTTACCCTACCCCTAATACATGTCctcgtcattagcccccgaatcaGTCGAGGTTGGGCGGGTCGAGTCGAGGTGAATTCCTAGATGAGTCGAGTGCTACGGAGGCACTTATGAACTCCCTCTGGTCACCCGGCGGTCTTATCTCCGCGTGTTGCCTTGACGGATTCAGTACTGCATGGTGTCCGAGTGAAATGAGCTCAAACGGGTCCGCGGAGGAGTGTTAAACTTACCTTATAGCAATTTTTTGGAGTGATTTGGAGCTGGTCCTGCATCGAGTAACTGATTACTCGGAATTTCTTCACGCGTGGAACGTGTCTTTTTTTGTTGTTTGGCCGTCACTCGGACCGGGCGGACCGTTCCGAGTGGATACCATTCCaatgggggcacgctgagtgcacccactgggtgtagtccccgatactgccgtcgactgcgggcagtcagCGGGAGTCTTAGAGCCTgtcttttttgttgttgtttggcCGTCACTCGGACCGGGCGGACCGTTCCGAGTGGATACCAACAGTCGGCGGGAGTCTTAGAGCCTgtcttttttgttgttgttcatcACTCGGACTGGTCAGGCCGTACCGAGTGGAGATTACTCCAGTGGGGGCacgatgagtgcacccactgggtatAGTCCCCGAGATCAccgtcgactgcgggcagtcggtgGGGGTCTGAGAGAACTAAAACTCTTCTTAGCTGGTACTGATCGAACTTGTTCTTCTCTGACTCGGAGGTCGAGTAATTCTGGAGGTGGTTTTGCATCGAGCAAAATGTTTCTTTCCGAGTTCTCTTCCAGTGGgagcacgctgagtgcacccactgggtgttgtCCCCGAGCCTCTGTCGGACTAGATGAGTCGGGCAGAGGGTTTAAGTCTCCTGGTAAACCTCCATGCAGTCGACACGGTAAATATCTTTTAGTCTGAATTGAGTCAATCAGATGCATCTTCTGGTGCTTGACATGGTAAATAAGCTCAGCCTGGAGTTGAGTCAGTCGGACTGATCTTCATGCACTCAGCATGGAATAAATTCAGCCTGGAACTCGGTCAAGTAGGTGAATCTTCGTGCTCTCGGCACGGTGAATGAATTCAGCTTTGAAACTGCCGACTGTAGAAAAAAGCTGGACACTCCAGGGAGTAATCTTTCCATTAGTACTTCCTATATTGACCGTTAGATTTTGCGTGAAAGGGGTATTTGTAGGAGTACATTGTATCCGCAGAGGAGCTTCATTTTCACCCTTTTGCATGAAAGGGGTATTTATCCAAGTGGACGTGCTTCCCAACTGATCGGGGCATGTTGACTGCAAGGAAAAACTTGGTGGCACTTGTATGTCTCCCGGAGGAGATAGACTAGTGGTCTGACATGGACGTGCCATGAAACCCGAGTGATGAGGCTAGTGTGTGGACTAACTCTCCAAAGAGAGGCCACTCATTATCCCGGGGGAAAACCAGCACATGCCATATCTGAGTCCAAGTTTATGAAACTAACGCCTTGGAGCCTAGGATAGGGCCAAGTGTATCCGTAGAGGAGGGTTGTTTTCACCCTTTTGCAGTCCTGAAGATGACTTGAGGTAATGATTTGGGCGATCGTCCGAGTGGACAGTACTACCCTTATAGATTTTCGACAGACCGAGCAAGTATGGTCAGAAAGATATTCCTGATGTGATCAATGGGTTGATTGAATGGGCATAACCCCTGAGGGCAGCATGGCCAACGGGTGTGCGTAGCCCCCGAGTGATGCTCGAAAGAGGTAAGCTTGCTATAGAGCGTGATATGAGGTTTGATCATATGAGTAACTTAGTCGTTCCCGTGCTGGGGGTGTAGAGGTGAAGACATGTCCAACTAATGGtgacgcgcgaggcggccgagggGCAATGATGTGTACAACCGAGtgacgacgcgcggggcggccaagtggtgaagacgtgcacaacagagtggcgacgcgtggagtggccgagtggtgaagacgtgcccaaccgagtggcgacgcgcggggcgaccgAGTCATGATGTGCGAGGTGGCCGAATGAtgaagacgtgcacaaccgagtggcAATGCGtggggcgaccgagtggtgaagacgtgcacaaccgagaggcgacgcacggagcggccgagtggtgaagacgtgcacaaccgagtggcgacgcgccgGGCGACCGAGTCATGATGTGCGAGGTGGCCGAATGATGAAGACGTGCACAACTGAGTGGCAATGCGTGGGAAGAccgagtggtgaagacgtgcccaaccgagtggcgacgcgcggggcgaccgAGTCATGATGTGCACAACTGAGTGGCAATGCGCGAAGTGGCCGAGTGAAGGACTACGTGTCCAGCCAAGTGGTGATGCGCGGGGTGGTCGAGTGACAGATTGCGTGTCCAGCCAAGTGGCTGAAATGGTCTTCGAAGGAGTTAGCCCGATGCTTTCGAAAATGTTGTAGTGGTTGCGACGCAACAAGACTGGCATGACAACTGAGTCTGAGTAGGAATAAAGATGGCGTGCAGAGCGTCTGGGTGATTATAAAACTTGTCAAAGTGGCGGATCGAATGCACTTGTTGAAGTGAAGGATCTGACTGGCGATGAAGTACTCGACCACTCAGGAGAGTGTCATTCCAAATGAGATGCAGCCCCCGAGTGCGGCGTAGCCCCCGAGCATACTACAGGCTTCGACAACGGACATGTCGGAATATGAGAAATATAGTTTTGAATGGATGATTTGCAATTCATCGAGTTGGACTCGGGTAAAGATGAGGAGAAGCTTCCGAGTGATGCTCGAAAGAGGCAAACTCGCAAAAGAGTGAAGTGTGAAGTTTAATCATAAAAGGGACTTATCTGTCTCATGCCCGACAAGGTCTATATCATTGATACGACGAAGAGAATTCCACAGAGGGGTTGGCCGGATGTGTTTGAAGTCAACAGAGCGACAAGGTCGGTGTTGTGGTGCGTTGGGACCGGTATGGTGACCGAGTGCGAGCAGCGATGAAGTTGGCGCATAGGGCCGGTGAGTGATCGCGTAACTTGTGTAAACAATGGCACAAGCCAATGAAATAATTTCTCGAGGAAATTTGATGTGTGCTGAAATGATTTGTGTGAATAAAACCCATAGACACCCGCTGGGAGTGCAAGGGGCTTGCTGGTTAACCAGCAAGAGTCTGAAAGAGCGAAGGATCCGTTCGAACTTGTCGAAGCGACGGATCCGACTGAACTCATTGGAATATTGGCTCAAATAAAACGGAAGTGTAGTGTTTCGACTGATTTGCAGCCCCGGAGGACCGATGCAAACTCGAAATGAAGAACGACACATGGTGTTCGTGAATGATGTATGCGAAAAAATGGAAGTTGGACTCGGGAGTCACATAACCAGTACTAAGCAAGTATGTGAAAATAAGCAGCCGAGCGTAGAGGTACACTCGGTGGCGTGGCCTCCGAGTGAACGTGATGTGTGAATTACGGGATACTCGGGAAGACGGAAATAACAGAATGTAAAATGACTTAGCTGTCTGAAGGCGCgcgggcggccgagtggtgatgaggcgaccaaccgagtggcgacgctcggggcggccgagtggtgatgaggtgaccaaccgatggcgacgcgcggggcggccgagtggtgatgaggtgaccaaccgatggcgacgcgccgggcggccaagtggtgatgaggtgaccaaccgatggcgacgcgtgggccggccgagtggtgatgaggtgaccaaccgatggcgacgcacggggcggccgagtggttatgaggtgaccaaccgagtgacgacgtgcggggcgaccgagtggtgatgaggtgaccaaccgatggcggcgcgcggggcggccaagtggttatgaggtgaccaaccgagtggcgacgtgcagggcggccgagtggtgatgaggtgaccaaccgatggcgaggcacggggcggccgagttgtgatgaggtgaccaaccgatggcgacgcgcggggcggccgagtggtgatgaggtgaccaaccgatggcgacgcgcggggcggccgagtggttatgaggtgaccaaccgatggcgacgcgcggggcggccgagtggttatgaggtgaccaaccgatggcgacgcgcggagcggcccagtggtgatgaggtaaccaaccgatggcaacgcgcggggcggccgagtgttgatgagttgaccaaccgatggcgacgcgcggggcggccaagtggttatgaggtgaccaaccgagtggcgacgcgcggggcggccgagtggtgatgaggtgaccaaccgagtggcgacgcgcggggcggccgagtggttatggggtggccaaccgatggcgacgcgcggggcggccgagtggtgatgaggtgaccaaccgagtggcgacgggcggggcggccgagtgggtATGAGgagaccaaccgatggcgacgcgcggggcggccgagtggtgatgaggtgaccaaccgatggcgacgggcggggcggccgagtggttatgaggtgaccaaccgatggctaCGCGCGGCGCGGCCCAgtgatgatgaggtgaccaactgagtgacgacgcgcagggcggccgagtggttatgaggtgaccaaccaatggcgacgcgcggggcggccgagtggtgatgacgtgaccaaccgatggcgacgcgcggggcggccgagtggttatgaggtgaccaaccgatggcgacgcgcggggcggccgagtggttatgaggtgaccaaccaatggcgacgcgcggggcggacgagtggtgatgaggtgaccaaccgatggcgacgcgcggggcggccgagtggtgatgagttgaccaaccgatggcgacgcgcggggcggccaagtggttatgaggtgaccaaccgagtggcgatgcgcggggcggccgagtggtgatgaggtgaccaaccgagtggcgacgcgcggggcggccgagtggttatgggGTGGCCacccgatggcgacgcgcggggcggccgagtgatgaTGAGGTGACTAGCCGAGttgcg
The Aegilops tauschii subsp. strangulata cultivar AL8/78 chromosome 3, Aet v6.0, whole genome shotgun sequence genome window above contains:
- the LOC109787061 gene encoding BAG family molecular chaperone regulator 2 — its product is MVKIPSPRRLFRSRSKSMVVGGIGGVDMCAMVAEHERIEWEVRPGGMLVQKRRTPDDDDVVEAILVRVSAGCGGWQHDVSIDATATFGDLKVLLSLATGLWPREQRLLYRGRERDDGDHLHMAGVQDKDKVLLLEDPAVTERKLRSTSLAQLMGVPCHSFIQV